A region from the Fundulus heteroclitus isolate FHET01 chromosome 22, MU-UCD_Fhet_4.1, whole genome shotgun sequence genome encodes:
- the dennd10 gene encoding DENN domain-containing protein 10 isoform X1: MATTEAQLMLSVGLIEKDVNGDTLWVWCYPSISPELRQLLLSKCCLTQDGRDFHTFVFGQFSRTWYYITTAEVQEPTALKKVSHFSIAVTAKDFNPEKYAALSRILCRTYVKYGSPVKMMEAYVSVFTKGICQNDENGSFLIKDYDVRKAYLAGSVKDVVSQFGMETIILYTALMLKKRIVVHHPRVEALLEFTRVLPALTWHRKDWSVLHPYVHLTDGELEDLRKCPGYVAGFVDAEVSNRPDLFDVFVHLPDGVITVSQGAKEAMTMGKLHKDIAHVIVQSAQDADRSDSQVIKDISIKTKEVLTNLFALAEACEDSKLTLDALKQHRFPPATENFLFHLAAAEQLLRV; encoded by the exons ATGGCAACAACTGAGGCGCAGCTGATGTTGAGCGTCGGACTAATCG AGAAAGATGTGAACGGAGACACGCTGTGGGTGTGGTGTTACCCGTCCATCAGCCCCGAGCTGAGGCAGCTGCTGCTCAGCAAGTGCTGCCTGACCCAGGACGGCCGGGATTTCCACACCTTTGTGTTCGGCCAGTTCAGCCGGACCTGGTACTACATCACCACGGCGGAGGTGCAGGAGCCCACGGCACTGAAGAAG GTCTCCCATTTCTCGATAGCCGTGACGGCGAAGGACTTCAACCCGGAGAAGTACGCCGCTCTCAGCAGGATACTCTGCAG GACGTACGTGAAATACGGCAGTCCGGTGAAGATGATGGAGGCGTACGTCAGCGTCTTCACCAAGGGGATCTGCCAGAACGACGAAAACGGCTCGTTTCTCATCAAAGACTACGACGTCCGGAAGGCGTACCTGGCAGGTTCAGTCAAAG ATGTGGTGTCCCAGTTTGGCATGGAGACCATCATCCTGTACACCGCCCTGATGCTGAAGAAGAGGATCGTGGTGCACCACCCTCGCGTCGAGGCGCTCCTGGAGTTCACCAG AGTCCTGCCCGCCCTGACGTGGCACAGGAAAGACTGGTCCGTCCTGCATCCCTACGTCCACCTGACCGACGGCGAGCTGGAGGACCTGAGGAAATGCCCCG GATACGTAGCAGGATTCGTGGACGCGGAGGTGAGCAACAGACCGGACTTGTTCGATGTGTTTGTGCACCTCCCAGATGGCGTGATCACGGTGTCCCAGGGTGCCAAAG AGGCCATGACGATGGGGAAGCTGCACAAGGACATCGCCCACGTCATCGTTCAGTCCGCGCAGGACGCCGACCGCTCCGACAGCCAAGTGATCAAG GACATTTCCATCAAGACCAAAGAGGTCCTCACCAACCTGTTCGCCCTGGCCGAGGCGTGCGAAGACTCCAAACTCACGCTGGACGCTCTGAAGCAGCACCGCTTCCCTCCGGCCACCGAGAACTTCCTCTTTCACCTGGCGGCCGCCGAGCAGCTCCTACGGGTGTAA
- the dennd10 gene encoding DENN domain-containing protein 10 isoform X2, translating to MATTEAQLMLSVGLIEKDVNGDTLWVWCYPSISPELRQLLLSKCCLTQDGRDFHTFVFGQFSRTWYYITTAEVQEPTALKKVSHFSIAVTAKDFNPEKYAALSRILCRTYVKYGSPVKMMEAYVSVFTKGICQNDENGSFLIKDYDVRKAYLAGSVKDVVSQFGMETIILYTALMLKKRIVVHHPRVEALLEFTRVLPALTWHRKDWSVLHPYVHLTDGELEDLRKCPGYVAGFVDAEVSNRPDLFDVFVHLPDGVITVSQGAKDSPAASSGAVRLTLSISPQRP from the exons ATGGCAACAACTGAGGCGCAGCTGATGTTGAGCGTCGGACTAATCG AGAAAGATGTGAACGGAGACACGCTGTGGGTGTGGTGTTACCCGTCCATCAGCCCCGAGCTGAGGCAGCTGCTGCTCAGCAAGTGCTGCCTGACCCAGGACGGCCGGGATTTCCACACCTTTGTGTTCGGCCAGTTCAGCCGGACCTGGTACTACATCACCACGGCGGAGGTGCAGGAGCCCACGGCACTGAAGAAG GTCTCCCATTTCTCGATAGCCGTGACGGCGAAGGACTTCAACCCGGAGAAGTACGCCGCTCTCAGCAGGATACTCTGCAG GACGTACGTGAAATACGGCAGTCCGGTGAAGATGATGGAGGCGTACGTCAGCGTCTTCACCAAGGGGATCTGCCAGAACGACGAAAACGGCTCGTTTCTCATCAAAGACTACGACGTCCGGAAGGCGTACCTGGCAGGTTCAGTCAAAG ATGTGGTGTCCCAGTTTGGCATGGAGACCATCATCCTGTACACCGCCCTGATGCTGAAGAAGAGGATCGTGGTGCACCACCCTCGCGTCGAGGCGCTCCTGGAGTTCACCAG AGTCCTGCCCGCCCTGACGTGGCACAGGAAAGACTGGTCCGTCCTGCATCCCTACGTCCACCTGACCGACGGCGAGCTGGAGGACCTGAGGAAATGCCCCG GATACGTAGCAGGATTCGTGGACGCGGAGGTGAGCAACAGACCGGACTTGTTCGATGTGTTTGTGCACCTCCCAGATGGCGTGATCACGGTGTCCCAGGGTGCCAAAG ATTCACCTGCAGCTTCCTCTGGTGCCGTCAGACTAACGCTCAGCATTTCGCCACAGAGGCCATGA